A window of Lacibacter sediminis contains these coding sequences:
- a CDS encoding CCC motif membrane protein: MEQSQQPQFQQPLPNATAVLVLGILSIVVCFITGIIALVMSKKDMALYAANPGAYTEASYKNIKAGRICAIIGLVLQGIGILIYILMAVIFVSAVGASGGFN; this comes from the coding sequence ATGGAACAATCGCAACAACCACAATTTCAGCAACCTCTCCCAAATGCCACCGCCGTACTTGTATTGGGAATTCTTTCAATTGTTGTTTGTTTTATCACTGGCATTATTGCATTGGTGATGTCAAAAAAAGACATGGCACTATATGCAGCCAATCCGGGTGCATACACTGAGGCATCCTATAAGAATATTAAAGCAGGGCGTATTTGCGCAATCATTGGTTTGGTTCTTCAGGGCATAGGCATCCTGATTTACATTCTTATGGCTGTAATTTTTGTAAGTGCCGTAGGAGCATCCGGAGGATTTAATTAA
- a CDS encoding RDD family protein, which produces MSNVQISTPFNISLEFEIAPFFKRLLAYFLDLMIMVAYAMFMRFVLYDGVRLEGSFATGVDILAISVPLLLYHPVFEILFHGQSLGKMAMGIRVMSLDGGDPTISQYLLRWFFRVWEWPLVFSFVYPGFWILLQLIFVGMFGVIVIIIIAVTANNQRLGDLAANTAIVSTRIKSSIHDTVFMEITQKDYAVKFPQVLKLSDRDINTIKTVLNDTYKRNNFETAHRIAGRIKTVLQIETDMEVDMFLQQLIADYNYLATKE; this is translated from the coding sequence ATGTCAAACGTACAGATCAGCACGCCCTTTAATATTTCACTTGAATTTGAAATTGCTCCTTTCTTCAAGCGGTTACTGGCTTATTTTCTTGATTTGATGATCATGGTGGCTTATGCCATGTTTATGCGTTTTGTGTTGTACGATGGTGTGCGGCTGGAAGGAAGTTTTGCAACCGGTGTAGATATTCTTGCGATATCGGTTCCGCTCCTGCTCTATCATCCGGTATTTGAAATTCTGTTTCACGGACAGAGCCTTGGAAAAATGGCCATGGGTATTCGTGTGATGAGTTTGGATGGCGGCGATCCTACCATCAGTCAATACCTGTTACGCTGGTTCTTTCGTGTATGGGAATGGCCACTTGTGTTTTCGTTTGTCTATCCCGGTTTCTGGATCCTGTTGCAATTGATCTTTGTGGGAATGTTTGGTGTTATTGTCATCATCATTATTGCTGTTACCGCTAATAACCAACGCTTAGGTGATCTTGCGGCGAATACAGCTATTGTGAGCACCCGTATTAAAAGTTCGATACATGATACGGTGTTCATGGAAATTACACAGAAAGATTATGCAGTGAAATTCCCGCAGGTATTGAAATTGAGCGATCGTGATATTAACACAATCAAAACAGTGTTGAACGATACATATAAGCGCAACAACTTTGAAACAGCTCATCGTATTGCAGGACGAATTAAAACCGTTCTCCAGATTGAAACAGATATGGAAGTGGATATGTTTTTGCAACAACTGATCGCCGATTATAATTACCTCGCAACGAAAGAATAA
- a CDS encoding CCC motif membrane protein codes for MEQNQPDYLTPNPQHVLPSLPNATTVLVLGILSIVVCFITGIIALVLANKDLALYNANPGAYSASSLSNIKTGRICAIIGIALQLVGLIIYIIFIVAMFSAVATNEFR; via the coding sequence ATGGAACAAAATCAGCCCGATTATTTAACCCCGAACCCTCAACATGTATTACCGTCATTACCCAACGCAACAACAGTATTAGTCTTAGGTATCTTATCAATTGTTGTTTGTTTTATTACCGGAATAATTGCATTGGTTCTCGCAAATAAAGACCTGGCTTTGTATAATGCCAATCCCGGCGCTTACAGCGCATCTTCACTCAGCAATATTAAAACAGGAAGGATCTGTGCAATTATTGGCATAGCGCTACAGCTTGTGGGGCTTATCATTTATATCATCTTCATTGTAGCCATGTTCTCAGCTGTAGCTACAAACGAATTCAGATAA
- a CDS encoding DUF5362 family protein: MDQNETTLFKLEVEELSTRFLSETAKWGKFLSIVGFIFIGLIVILAIFAGTLLGTMAGFGGNAMLAGGMSIFITILYLAIAALYFFPCLYMFRFSTRMKRALAENNQELLNSSFENLKSCFKFMGIMTIVFISIYVLAFLVGTLGSLGS, translated from the coding sequence ATGGATCAAAATGAAACGACCTTGTTTAAACTTGAAGTAGAAGAATTATCAACCAGATTTCTTTCTGAAACAGCAAAATGGGGTAAATTCCTATCTATTGTTGGGTTTATCTTCATCGGTTTAATTGTAATACTTGCCATTTTCGCTGGCACCCTGCTTGGAACAATGGCTGGCTTCGGCGGAAATGCAATGCTTGCAGGAGGGATGTCGATATTTATAACAATTCTATACCTGGCGATAGCTGCATTATATTTCTTTCCTTGTCTTTACATGTTTCGTTTTTCAACAAGAATGAAAAGAGCATTGGCAGAAAACAATCAGGAGTTACTAAACTCATCGTTTGAAAATCTGAAATCCTGTTTCAAATTCATGGGGATTATGACCATAGTTTTTATTTCAATCTATGTGCTTGCATTTCTTGTTGGTACACTCGGTTCACTTGGATCATGA
- a CDS encoding IS1096 element passenger TnpR family protein — MAILRFRVYWEEDDAVYRDVAIRHTQNFKDLNDIILKAYEFDNKHKATFHRSNDLWQKGREITLEKYDKGYKVDPLLMEETKIGGEIHEPNQKFIFIYDFNKNWTFLVELINVSKEENPKLTYPCMVRTEGIAPSQYGTKGLVGDKLAEVEEKYDLSAVGDGFGEEGEETESSEEEEESGTEEEDTAF; from the coding sequence ATGGCCATTTTACGTTTCAGGGTTTATTGGGAAGAAGACGATGCGGTTTACCGTGATGTTGCTATCAGGCATACACAGAACTTTAAGGACTTGAATGATATTATCCTCAAAGCCTATGAATTCGACAATAAACATAAAGCTACATTTCACCGCAGCAACGATCTGTGGCAAAAAGGGCGTGAAATAACACTTGAGAAATATGATAAAGGTTACAAGGTTGATCCTTTGCTGATGGAAGAAACGAAGATCGGCGGTGAGATACATGAACCAAATCAGAAATTTATTTTCATCTACGATTTTAATAAAAACTGGACATTCCTTGTTGAGCTGATCAATGTAAGCAAAGAAGAAAATCCAAAACTTACTTATCCATGCATGGTTCGAACGGAAGGTATTGCTCCGAGTCAATATGGAACAAAAGGACTTGTTGGTGATAAGTTAGCCGAAGTGGAAGAGAAGTATGACCTGAGTGCCGTAGGCGATGGTTTTGGTGAAGAAGGCGAAGAAACCGAAAGTTCGGAGGAAGAGGAAGAAAGCGGCACGGAAGAAGAGGATACAGCATTCTGA
- the miaA gene encoding tRNA (adenosine(37)-N6)-dimethylallyltransferase MiaA has product MNKTVILIAGPTAVGKTAVAIQLAKYFHTEIISADSRQCFKEITIGVAKPTVEELKEVKHYFINSHSIHETVTAASFEKYALHAVDEIFQQHDLAVMVGGTGLYIKAFCEGMDEIPATGEALRNELQQNYQQHGIEWLQQQLQQYDPLFASKGEMQNPQRMLRALEVVQSTGESILAFRKGEKQQRSFNIIKMGLDLPREELYNRINHRVDVMMEEGLLKEAKEVYPLRHLNALQTVGYRELFDHFDGNCSLEKAIDKIKQNSRHYAKRQLTWFRRDEAMKWFHPSQMQEITEYISQQIKNGQSTDDARL; this is encoded by the coding sequence ATGAACAAAACTGTTATTCTTATTGCAGGGCCAACCGCCGTTGGTAAAACAGCAGTTGCCATTCAACTGGCAAAATATTTCCACACAGAAATTATATCCGCCGATTCACGGCAATGCTTTAAAGAAATTACTATCGGGGTTGCCAAGCCTACTGTTGAAGAATTAAAAGAAGTAAAGCATTACTTCATCAACTCACATTCCATTCACGAAACAGTTACAGCGGCTTCCTTTGAAAAATATGCATTGCATGCAGTAGATGAAATATTTCAACAGCATGATCTTGCTGTAATGGTGGGTGGCACCGGTTTATACATCAAAGCTTTTTGCGAAGGCATGGATGAAATTCCCGCAACAGGCGAAGCTTTACGAAATGAACTGCAACAGAACTATCAGCAACATGGAATAGAATGGCTGCAACAACAGCTGCAACAATACGATCCGTTGTTTGCCTCAAAAGGTGAAATGCAAAATCCTCAGCGTATGCTCCGTGCATTGGAGGTAGTTCAATCAACCGGCGAATCTATTCTTGCGTTCAGAAAAGGAGAGAAGCAACAACGAAGTTTTAATATCATTAAGATGGGGCTTGATCTGCCAAGAGAAGAATTGTATAACCGCATCAATCATCGTGTAGATGTGATGATGGAAGAAGGTTTGTTGAAAGAAGCAAAGGAAGTTTATCCATTGCGCCACCTTAATGCTTTACAAACAGTTGGCTACAGGGAACTGTTTGATCATTTTGATGGGAATTGTTCATTGGAGAAAGCAATAGATAAGATCAAACAAAACTCACGTCATTACGCCAAGCGACAGCTTACCTGGTTCAGAAGAGATGAAGCAATGAAATGGTTTCATCCATCACAAATGCAGGAGATCACTGAGTACATATCCCAACAAATAAAAAACGGGCAATCAACTGATGATGCCCGTTTGTAA
- a CDS encoding stage II sporulation protein M produces the protein MREALFIKKNAQKWNEYQYLQTEDPDQMADRFITLLDDLSYAKTFYPHSKVTRWINSLAVSIYQTIYQNRKQRFSRLITFWQYELPLMFRKHHRMFLYTFLFFVLLFAMGVLSSMKDDQFVKGVLGEDYVAMTEENIEKGDPFGVYSSESRFAMWVLIAYNNIKVGFLMVAGGILFGIGTLYVFFTNGIMIGSFQYMFFAKGLGWQSVLVIWIHGTLEIAGMIIEACAGFVLARSILFPGTFTRWVSFKRGVKDAMKICVSLIPITILAAFLESYITRLSSNAFDKTTNTSLPVPISISILAVSFLFILWYFVIYPIRLEKRIKTDPAFAEKILA, from the coding sequence ATGAGAGAAGCACTTTTTATCAAGAAGAATGCGCAGAAATGGAATGAATACCAATATCTGCAAACCGAAGACCCTGATCAGATGGCAGACCGTTTCATTACCCTGCTGGATGACTTGAGTTATGCGAAGACATTTTACCCTCATAGTAAGGTTACACGTTGGATCAACAGCCTCGCTGTAAGTATTTATCAAACCATTTATCAAAACAGGAAACAACGGTTTTCACGTCTAATCACATTCTGGCAATATGAATTGCCTTTGATGTTCCGTAAACATCACCGGATGTTTTTGTATACCTTCTTATTTTTTGTATTGCTGTTTGCAATGGGTGTGCTCTCGTCCATGAAAGATGATCAGTTTGTAAAAGGTGTGTTAGGAGAAGATTATGTTGCAATGACGGAAGAGAATATTGAGAAAGGTGATCCGTTTGGTGTATACAGCAGTGAAAGCAGGTTTGCAATGTGGGTGCTTATTGCATATAACAACATCAAAGTTGGTTTCCTGATGGTGGCAGGAGGAATTTTGTTTGGTATCGGCACCTTATATGTTTTCTTTACAAACGGCATCATGATCGGCAGCTTTCAATACATGTTTTTTGCAAAAGGATTAGGCTGGCAAAGTGTGTTGGTGATCTGGATACATGGCACTCTTGAAATAGCAGGAATGATCATTGAAGCATGTGCAGGTTTTGTATTGGCAAGAAGTATTTTATTTCCCGGCACATTTACAAGATGGGTTTCGTTCAAACGTGGCGTGAAAGATGCCATGAAGATCTGCGTAAGTCTTATTCCCATTACAATACTTGCCGCTTTTCTTGAAAGTTATATCACACGACTCAGCTCAAATGCATTTGACAAAACCACCAATACATCATTACCGGTTCCAATCAGCATCAGTATACTGGCTGTATCCTTTTTGTTTATTCTCTGGTACTTTGTGATCTATCCTATACGTTTAGAAAAAAGAATAAAAACCGATCCTGCATTTGCAGAAAAAATCCTTGCATGA
- the proS gene encoding proline--tRNA ligase — translation MAEAITTREKDYSQWYNDLILKGGLADYSAVRGCMVIKPYGFALWENMRDQLDKMFKETGHVNAYFPLFIPKSFLSKEAAHVEGFAKECAVVTHYRLKNDPNGGGIVVDPDAKLEEELIVRPTSETIIWNTYKDWIQSYRDLPLLINQWANVVRWEMRTRLFLRTAEFLWQEGHTAHATAEEAVVETRKMLDVYAEFAEEWMAVPVIKGVKTPNERFAGAEDTYCIEALMQDGKALQAGTSHFLGQNFAKAFDVKFSNKQNELEYVWATSWGVSTRLIGGLVMAHSDDQGLILPPKIAPLQVVIVPIHKGEEQLNAITEKVNGLVAELKALGIRVKYDNSDNARPGWKFAEHELKGVPVRIAIGGRDLENNTAEVARRDEKTKSTVSMDGLAKHLHALLEEIQQNMFNKAKAFRDSHITKVDTWDEFVSTLETKGGFISAHWDGKAETEEEIKTKTKATIRCIPLNNEQEEGKCILTGKPSKERVLFALAY, via the coding sequence ATGGCTGAGGCAATTACTACCCGGGAGAAGGACTATTCGCAATGGTATAACGATCTTATTCTGAAAGGCGGTTTGGCCGATTATTCGGCCGTTCGTGGTTGTATGGTGATCAAACCGTATGGCTTTGCACTTTGGGAAAACATGCGTGACCAGTTAGACAAGATGTTTAAAGAAACCGGGCATGTAAATGCATATTTCCCGTTGTTCATCCCCAAGAGTTTTTTGAGTAAAGAAGCAGCCCATGTGGAAGGTTTTGCAAAAGAATGTGCGGTGGTAACCCATTATCGTTTAAAGAACGATCCAAACGGTGGCGGCATTGTGGTTGATCCCGATGCAAAGCTGGAAGAAGAACTGATCGTTCGTCCAACATCTGAAACCATTATCTGGAATACGTATAAAGACTGGATCCAATCGTACCGTGATCTGCCTTTGCTCATCAACCAATGGGCCAATGTGGTTCGTTGGGAAATGCGTACACGTTTGTTCTTGCGTACGGCTGAATTTTTATGGCAGGAAGGTCATACAGCACACGCAACTGCTGAAGAAGCGGTGGTGGAAACAAGGAAGATGCTGGATGTATATGCCGAGTTTGCTGAAGAATGGATGGCAGTTCCCGTAATCAAAGGTGTGAAAACGCCAAATGAGCGTTTTGCCGGTGCTGAAGACACCTATTGTATTGAAGCTTTGATGCAGGATGGCAAGGCTTTGCAGGCTGGTACTTCTCATTTCCTTGGACAGAATTTTGCCAAGGCATTTGATGTGAAGTTTAGTAACAAGCAAAACGAACTGGAATATGTGTGGGCCACAAGTTGGGGCGTAAGTACAAGATTGATCGGTGGATTGGTGATGGCACACAGCGATGACCAGGGATTGATCCTTCCTCCAAAAATTGCTCCTTTGCAGGTAGTGATCGTCCCCATTCATAAGGGTGAAGAGCAACTGAATGCCATTACTGAAAAAGTGAACGGATTGGTTGCTGAATTAAAAGCATTGGGCATTCGTGTAAAATACGATAACAGCGATAATGCAAGACCGGGCTGGAAATTTGCTGAACATGAGCTGAAGGGTGTGCCTGTGCGTATTGCCATTGGCGGTCGTGATCTGGAAAACAACACAGCTGAAGTTGCACGTCGTGATGAGAAAACAAAATCAACGGTAAGCATGGATGGCTTGGCAAAACACCTGCATGCATTGCTTGAAGAGATACAGCAGAACATGTTCAACAAAGCAAAAGCTTTTCGTGACAGTCACATCACGAAAGTTGATACATGGGATGAATTTGTTTCAACCCTCGAAACGAAAGGCGGATTTATTTCAGCACATTGGGATGGCAAAGCAGAAACGGAGGAAGAGATAAAAACAAAAACAAAAGCAACCATCCGTTGTATTCCGTTGAACAATGAACAGGAAGAAGGGAAGTGCATACTCACCGGTAAACCATCAAAAGAAAGGGTGTTGTTTGCGTTGGCGTATTAA
- a CDS encoding DUF2752 domain-containing protein gives MQVFFLTSFYADAVLWLEKNLLTCPSKKFLHIECPGCGLQRSYIALMKGDFADSFQLYPAAIPMLLLFCYLLLHVFFRFKSGGKILMILYIFCASIIAVHYIYKIVTHQNLT, from the coding sequence ATGCAAGTATTTTTCTTAACCAGCTTTTATGCCGATGCCGTTCTGTGGCTGGAAAAGAATTTACTTACCTGCCCGAGTAAAAAATTTCTGCACATTGAATGCCCTGGCTGCGGCTTGCAGCGAAGCTATATTGCGTTGATGAAAGGTGATTTTGCCGACAGCTTCCAATTATATCCGGCCGCCATCCCCATGCTGTTACTTTTTTGTTACCTACTGCTGCATGTATTCTTCAGGTTTAAGAGTGGCGGAAAAATCCTCATGATACTTTACATTTTTTGTGCATCAATTATTGCTGTACATTATATTTACAAAATTGTGACTCACCAAAACTTAACTTAA
- a CDS encoding DUF4350 domain-containing protein encodes MRHSYSKSSKKPFGTYTAHSMFRSKYRYSQIEILNKPFYENLEYPLGSKQSLYAVISRSVYLNDRDRDAILEYAAKGNQVFISAEYVDAQLLDTLDLNVQYVAMNSLFQQVDTAGPMRQTSVTVHRQDSMKAASYGFFYLPFEAHFVRPDESNALVLGTNDEGSPNYISVVHGNGRFFFHLNPEAFSNYYLLSGQNKKYAEEVFSYLPAERKTVYWDDYYRIGRSPNKNFSLFDVFLENLILKWALLMSLLLLLLYIAFASKRRQRAIPIKPVNSNASISFVETIGRLYLQKKDNQNIAHKMTTYFLEHIRARYYLNTAHLNAEFFSSLSRKSGVDETEVKQFFQFIQQLQEESHEVTDTELLEYNNRMQQFFTNKYEIRSTRYG; translated from the coding sequence ATGCGGCACAGCTATTCAAAAAGCAGCAAGAAACCGTTTGGCACCTACACTGCGCACAGTATGTTTCGCAGTAAATACCGTTACTCACAGATCGAGATTCTCAACAAACCATTTTACGAGAACCTTGAGTACCCACTTGGCAGCAAACAAAGTTTGTATGCGGTGATCAGCAGAAGTGTTTACTTAAACGATAGAGACCGTGACGCCATTCTTGAATACGCAGCAAAAGGCAACCAGGTATTTATATCGGCTGAATATGTTGATGCACAGTTATTAGATACATTGGATCTTAATGTGCAGTATGTAGCCATGAACAGTCTGTTCCAGCAGGTTGATACTGCAGGACCCATGCGTCAAACTTCAGTAACAGTTCATCGGCAGGATTCAATGAAAGCTGCATCATATGGTTTCTTTTATTTACCATTTGAAGCACATTTTGTTCGTCCCGATGAAAGCAATGCGCTTGTACTTGGCACAAACGATGAAGGAAGTCCAAACTATATTTCTGTTGTGCATGGTAACGGTCGTTTTTTCTTTCATCTTAATCCGGAAGCATTCAGCAACTATTACCTGTTAAGCGGGCAGAATAAAAAATATGCAGAGGAAGTATTCAGTTACTTACCTGCTGAACGGAAAACTGTTTATTGGGATGATTACTATCGCATTGGCCGGTCGCCCAATAAGAACTTTTCCTTATTCGACGTATTTCTTGAAAACCTTATTTTGAAATGGGCATTGCTGATGTCTTTATTACTGTTGCTCCTGTATATTGCCTTTGCAAGCAAACGTAGGCAACGGGCAATACCCATAAAACCTGTTAACAGTAATGCAAGCATTTCGTTTGTAGAAACCATTGGCCGTCTTTACCTGCAGAAAAAAGACAATCAGAATATTGCACATAAGATGACCACGTACTTTCTTGAACATATACGAGCCAGGTATTATCTCAACACAGCGCACCTAAATGCAGAATTCTTTTCATCGCTTTCACGCAAGAGTGGGGTAGATGAAACGGAAGTAAAACAGTTTTTTCAATTCATTCAGCAGTTACAGGAAGAATCACACGAGGTTACGGATACAGAATTGCTGGAGTACAATAACCGTATGCAGCAATTCTTTACCAATAAGTACGAAATACGAAGTACGAGATATGGGTAA
- a CDS encoding OmpP1/FadL family transporter, producing MKRIFITGIAVCSIQFSFAQDVFDALRYSYQTSAGSARLQSIGSTNISLGGDISSAFINPAGLGQFKTNEIVFTPGFNFNTLKTDYNDLTTKGTKSKFTGGTSGVIFSFGNRFRSSNLKNTTFSIAVNQSANFNSKFTYGGKNLNSSYSEKWLEEIVRSGYTSFDDIRSRFPLGASQAYESYLIDINGNSIFTNADISKNLDQSFAYETKGGMSEVAAAMAWNLNEKFLYGVTIGIPIVQYDRKTTVVEKDGTGNTDNDFESFTFTENLGTRGGGVNAKLGMIIKPVEYFRIGLTFHSPSIITLTDYASASITSNIENYSKKVNNDPTKPTTYTYNTGDVNILTGIEGDENRYSYRMITPWKAGLGLSYVFREISDVTKQKAFITGDVELVDYKMMTYKSNAGTDNGDDAYFNSVNQVIDDMYKMAINTRIGGELKFETIMVRAGFNFMGSPYNKEFFADTFGEELKGWRMTPSLGVGYRDKGFFVDLAYLHSFGRGFHVPYTLTDASYPYAKNNLSNGQIIATIGFKF from the coding sequence ATGAAAAGAATTTTCATAACAGGAATAGCTGTGTGCTCTATCCAATTCAGTTTTGCCCAGGACGTATTTGATGCACTACGCTATTCTTACCAAACATCAGCAGGATCAGCACGTTTACAATCCATTGGCAGCACAAATATTTCGCTTGGTGGTGATATCAGTTCAGCATTCATTAACCCGGCCGGATTGGGACAATTCAAAACGAATGAAATTGTTTTTACACCGGGATTTAATTTCAATACACTTAAAACAGATTATAACGATCTAACCACCAAGGGCACAAAAAGTAAATTTACAGGTGGAACCAGTGGTGTTATTTTCAGTTTTGGTAATCGCTTTCGCAGCAGCAATTTAAAAAATACAACCTTCTCCATTGCAGTAAACCAATCAGCGAATTTCAATTCGAAATTTACGTATGGCGGTAAAAACTTAAACAGTTCTTATTCTGAAAAATGGCTGGAAGAGATTGTACGCAGTGGTTACACTTCATTTGATGATATCCGCAGCCGTTTTCCCTTGGGCGCAAGCCAGGCATATGAATCTTACCTGATTGATATAAATGGTAATTCAATTTTTACAAACGCTGACATCAGTAAGAATCTTGATCAGTCATTTGCCTATGAAACAAAAGGCGGCATGAGTGAAGTTGCTGCAGCTATGGCCTGGAACCTGAATGAGAAATTTTTATATGGTGTTACAATTGGTATCCCTATTGTACAGTACGATCGAAAAACTACTGTTGTTGAAAAAGATGGTACGGGTAATACGGATAATGATTTTGAAAGTTTCACCTTCACTGAAAATCTTGGAACAAGAGGCGGTGGCGTTAATGCCAAGTTGGGGATGATCATTAAGCCTGTTGAATATTTTCGTATTGGTTTAACCTTTCACTCACCTTCCATTATTACTCTGACGGATTATGCTAGTGCTTCCATCACCAGCAATATTGAAAACTATTCGAAGAAAGTAAATAACGATCCTACAAAACCCACAACTTACACTTACAATACAGGTGATGTCAATATCCTTACAGGAATTGAAGGTGATGAGAACAGGTATAGTTACCGTATGATCACGCCATGGAAGGCCGGTCTTGGTCTTTCTTATGTTTTTCGTGAGATAAGTGATGTAACAAAACAAAAAGCGTTTATTACAGGCGATGTTGAGTTGGTCGATTACAAAATGATGACTTATAAGAGTAACGCAGGAACAGATAATGGTGATGATGCATACTTCAATTCCGTGAACCAGGTAATTGATGATATGTACAAAATGGCCATTAATACAAGAATTGGTGGAGAGCTGAAGTTTGAAACAATAATGGTGCGTGCAGGCTTTAATTTTATGGGTAGCCCTTATAACAAAGAGTTTTTTGCAGATACATTTGGTGAAGAATTAAAAGGATGGCGTATGACACCAAGTCTTGGTGTTGGTTACCGTGACAAAGGATTCTTTGTTGATCTGGCTTACCTGCACAGTTTCGGACGTGGTTTCCATGTGCCGTACACATTAACGGATGCTTCTTATCCGTATGCAAAGAATAATCTCTCAAATGGACAGATCATTGCAACAATAGGTTTTAAGTTTTAG
- a CDS encoding DUF4129 domain-containing protein codes for MTKRFPYFLLLVMLVTFLSNPAELCAQVTVDSSVQVIEEPVVDTTAVYDDEYEEEEEVEVFDTTLHRSIWVYSSDSVRSFRSQKEFEYMKELDSLLKKRQELLLQEQKKQRGKRVVNIFPFIEVLLWTLLIGALLFVLYRVFLSDRGLFASPLRNKKLLVEEEKFTDDVYLDQQLQQAIKEGNYRLGIRFLYLQSLNKLSERGWLQLSPDKTNYQYVRELAKPQLKNTFSRITLHYEYAWYGDFVIEQHVFEPIKKEFEQFHQTIKQS; via the coding sequence ATGACGAAACGCTTTCCTTATTTCCTGTTGTTAGTAATGCTGGTTACTTTTTTAAGTAACCCGGCAGAACTGTGTGCGCAGGTAACAGTGGACAGCAGTGTTCAGGTGATTGAGGAACCGGTTGTTGATACAACAGCAGTTTATGATGATGAATATGAGGAGGAGGAAGAAGTTGAAGTGTTCGATACTACTTTGCATCGTTCAATATGGGTTTATTCTTCTGACAGTGTTCGCTCATTCAGATCGCAGAAAGAGTTTGAGTACATGAAGGAACTCGACAGCCTGTTGAAAAAACGCCAGGAACTGCTGCTGCAAGAACAAAAGAAACAAAGAGGCAAACGGGTGGTGAATATTTTTCCGTTCATCGAAGTATTGTTGTGGACTCTTCTCATTGGTGCATTGTTATTTGTGCTCTATCGTGTTTTTCTTTCAGACCGTGGTTTGTTTGCATCTCCACTTCGAAACAAAAAATTATTGGTTGAAGAAGAAAAGTTTACGGATGATGTTTATCTCGATCAACAATTACAACAGGCGATAAAAGAGGGCAACTACCGTTTGGGCATTCGTTTTCTCTACCTGCAATCGCTTAACAAACTTTCTGAAAGGGGCTGGTTACAGCTCTCGCCCGATAAAACAAACTATCAATACGTACGTGAACTGGCAAAGCCACAATTGAAAAATACATTTTCACGTATCACATTACATTATGAATATGCATGGTATGGTGATTTTGTAATTGAGCAACATGTATTTGAACCGATAAAGAAGGAATTCGAACAGTTCCATCAAACCATTAAACAAAGTTGA